A region from the Leopardus geoffroyi isolate Oge1 chromosome E3, O.geoffroyi_Oge1_pat1.0, whole genome shotgun sequence genome encodes:
- the QPRT gene encoding nicotinate-nucleotide pyrophosphorylase [carboxylating], protein MDPEGLALLLPPATLAALADSWLREDCPGPNHAALVTGAAPAQAALWAKSAGVLAGRPFFDAIFTQVNCQVSWLLPEGSKLAPVAQVAEVRGPAHCLLLGERVALNTLARCSGVASAAAAAVEAARGAGWAGHVAGTRKTTPGFRLVEKYGLLVGGAAAHRYDLGGLVMVKDNHVLAAGGVGKAVRGARQVADFTLKVEVEVGSLREAVEAAEAGADLVLLDNFRPEELHATAAALKARFPSVGVEASGGITLANLPQFCGPHIDIISLGMLTQAAPALDFSLKLFAEGATPTRPKAKEGAPGRGITISWAPGVCSTGLSGR, encoded by the exons GCCTGGCGCTGCTGCTGCCCCCCGCCACTCTGGCCGCCCTGGCAGACAGCTGGCTCCGAGAGGACTGCCCAGGTCCCAACCACGCAGCCTTGGTGACGGGGGCAGCCCCCGCGCAGGCGGCGCTGTGGGCCAAGTCCGCTGGGGTACTGGCCGGGAGGCCTTTCTTCGATGCCATCTTCACCCAAGTCAACTGCCAGGTCTCCTGGCTCCTCCCCGAGGGCTCCAAGCTGGCGCCCGTGGCCCAGGTGGCCGAGGTCCGGGGCCCCGCCCACTGCCTGCTGCTGGGGGAGCGGGTGGCCTTGAACACGCTGGCCCGCTGCAGCGGGGTGGCCAGCGCCGCGGCCGCGGCAGTGGAGGCCGCGCGGGGGGCCGGCTGGGCCGGGCACGTGGCGGGCACGAGGAAGACCACGCCAGGCTTCCGGCTGGTGGAGAAGTACGGGCTCCTGGTGGGCGGGGCGGCCGCCCACCGATACGACCTGGGAGGGCTGGTGATGGTGAAGGACAACCACGTCCTGGCAGCCGGTGGTGTGGGAAAG GCGGTTCGAGGCGCCCGGCAGGTGGCCGACTTCACCCTGAAGGTGGAGGTCGAGGTGGGCAGTCTGCGGGAGGCTGTGGAGGCGGCCGAGGCAGGCGCAGACCTCGTCCTGCTGGACAACTTCAGGCCCGAG GAACTGCACGCCACGGCCGCTGCGCTGAAGGCCCGCTTCCCGAGTGTGGGCGTGGAGGCCAGCGGGGGCATCACCCTGGCCAACCTGCCTCAGTTCTGCGGGCCCCACATTGACATCATCTCCCTGGGGATGCTGACCCAGGCTGCCCCGGCCCTGGATTTCTCCCTCAAGCTGTTTGCGGAAGGGGCCACGCCTACCAGACCTAAAGCCAAAGAGGGCGCCCCTGGCAGGGGAATCACAATTTCTTGGGCCCCTGGAGTCTGCAGTACAGGACTCTCCGGGCGTTAG
- the LOC123589331 gene encoding zymogen granule membrane protein 16 encodes MLTIALLALVCASASANAIQARSSSYNGEYGGGGGERFSHSGYQLEGPITAIRIRVNRYYIVGLQVRYGKVWSDYVGGTQGDLEEIFLHPGESVIQVSGKYKYYLRKLVFVTDKGRYLPFGKDTGTSFNAVPLYPNTVLRFISGRSGALINAIGLHWDVYPSDCGSC; translated from the exons aTGTTGACCATTGCTCTTCTTGCCCTTGTCTGCGCATCAGCCTCGGCCAATGCCA TTCAGGCTAGGTCCTCCTCCTACAATGGAGAGTATGGAGGTGGTGGAGGCGAGCGATTCTCCCATTCTGGTTACCAGCTGGAGGGTCCCATCACCGCCATCCGTATCCGGGTCAACAGATACTACATCGTAGG cctccaggTGCGCTATGGCAAGGTGTGGAGCGACTATGTGGGTGGCACCCAGGGAGACCTGGAGGAGATTTTCCTGCACCCCGGGGAGTCAGTGATCCAGGTGTCTGGCAAGTACAAGTACTACCTGAGGAAGCTCGTCTTTGTGACTGACAAGGGCCGGTACCTGCCTTTTGGGAAAGACACAGGCACGAGTTTCAATGCTGTCCCCTTGTACCCCAACACCGTGCTACGCTTCATCAGCGGCCGATCTGGTGCCCTCATCAATGCCATCGGCCTGCACTGGGACGTCTATCCCAGCGACTGTGGCAGTTGCTGA
- the CE3H16orf54 gene encoding transmembrane protein C16orf54 homolog isoform X2 translates to MPSTPEQPSGHVEGLPESELVTWPPLPCGPCIPIMLALASLAALFLVTTAVLAERLFRRSLHPDPSNRAPTLVWRPGGELWIEPRGTPRERSEDWYGSAVPLLMDGAPDPPISGGTLEARATAPPAPIAPLSPPSSLGLQSPPRAPVRSTFWGPQALEERPYAPGLVSWAEPEQRPETSMHLGSPQTRRQRLGSSDLEWGLQPRVTLEQISAFWRREGRTSVGF, encoded by the coding sequence ATGCCTTCAACTCCAGAGCAGCCCTCTGGGCATGTGGAGGGACTCCCTGAGTCGGAGCTGGTTACATGGCCCCCGCTGCCCTGTGGGCCCTGCATCCCCATCATGCTGGCCCTGGCCTCCCTCGCCGCCCTCTTCCTCGTAACGACAGCTGTGTTGGCCGAACGCCTCTTCCGCCGCTCTCTGCACCCAGACCCCAGCAACCGTGCACCCACCCTGGTCTGGCGCCCAGGAGGAGAACTGTGGATCGAGCCCAGGGGCACCCCCCGAGAGCGCTCAGAAGACTGGTATGGCTCTGCGGTCCCCTTGCTGATGGATGGGGCCCCAGACCCTCCCATCTCTGGAGGCACCTTGGAGGCCCGAGCCACAGCCCCACCTGCCCCTATagccccactctcccctcccagcTCCTTGGGCCTCCAGAGCCCACCCAGGGCCCCAGTCCGCAGCACCTTCTGGGGGCCCCAGGCCTTGGAGGAGAGGCCCTATGCTCCGGGCCTGGTGAGCTGGGCTGAGCCTGAACAGAGGCCAGAGACCAGCATGCACCTGGGGAGCCCCCAGACCCGGAGGCAGCGGCTAGGGAGCTCTGATCTGGAGTGGGGCCTCCAACCTCGGGTCACCCTGGAGCAGATCTCTGCTTTCTGGAGGCGTGAAGGTCGGACCAGCGTGGGGTTCTGa
- the CE3H16orf54 gene encoding transmembrane protein C16orf54 homolog isoform X1: MYLTEVKFQNTADARQAPRKFFCFSSSKERLHPGQMPSTPEQPSGHVEGLPESELVTWPPLPCGPCIPIMLALASLAALFLVTTAVLAERLFRRSLHPDPSNRAPTLVWRPGGELWIEPRGTPRERSEDWYGSAVPLLMDGAPDPPISGGTLEARATAPPAPIAPLSPPSSLGLQSPPRAPVRSTFWGPQALEERPYAPGLVSWAEPEQRPETSMHLGSPQTRRQRLGSSDLEWGLQPRVTLEQISAFWRREGRTSVGF; this comes from the exons ATGTACTTAACGGAAGTAAAGTTCCAGAACACTGCCGATGCAAGGCAAGCTCCGAGGAAGTTCTTCTGTTTCTCATCGTCTAAGGAGAGGCTCCATCCTGGCCAG ATGCCTTCAACTCCAGAGCAGCCCTCTGGGCATGTGGAGGGACTCCCTGAGTCGGAGCTGGTTACATGGCCCCCGCTGCCCTGTGGGCCCTGCATCCCCATCATGCTGGCCCTGGCCTCCCTCGCCGCCCTCTTCCTCGTAACGACAGCTGTGTTGGCCGAACGCCTCTTCCGCCGCTCTCTGCACCCAGACCCCAGCAACCGTGCACCCACCCTGGTCTGGCGCCCAGGAGGAGAACTGTGGATCGAGCCCAGGGGCACCCCCCGAGAGCGCTCAGAAGACTGGTATGGCTCTGCGGTCCCCTTGCTGATGGATGGGGCCCCAGACCCTCCCATCTCTGGAGGCACCTTGGAGGCCCGAGCCACAGCCCCACCTGCCCCTATagccccactctcccctcccagcTCCTTGGGCCTCCAGAGCCCACCCAGGGCCCCAGTCCGCAGCACCTTCTGGGGGCCCCAGGCCTTGGAGGAGAGGCCCTATGCTCCGGGCCTGGTGAGCTGGGCTGAGCCTGAACAGAGGCCAGAGACCAGCATGCACCTGGGGAGCCCCCAGACCCGGAGGCAGCGGCTAGGGAGCTCTGATCTGGAGTGGGGCCTCCAACCTCGGGTCACCCTGGAGCAGATCTCTGCTTTCTGGAGGCGTGAAGGTCGGACCAGCGTGGGGTTCTGa